A genomic window from Mesorhizobium sp. 131-2-1 includes:
- the mmsA gene encoding multiple monosaccharide ABC transporter ATP-binding protein, with the protein MTSTILEMRDITKTFPGVKALSNVNLSVEEGEIHAVVGENGAGKSTLMKVLSGVYPSGTYEGEIVFRGQECHFKGIHDSEHIGIVIIHQELALVPMLSIAENIFLGNEHASYGVIDWDANEKRTAALLKKVGLREDPKTLITNIGVGKQQLVEIAKALSKEVKLLILDEPTASLSEKDSQALLDLLLEFKRQGMTSILISHKLNEVNRVADKVTVIRDGRTIETLARQDISEDRIITSMVGRSLDDRYPPREPQIGEVVFEVKDWSVYHPIHADRQVIKNVNLNVRKGEVVGIAGLMGAGRTEFAMSLFGRSYGRHITGEVLHRGKPIDLSSVSKAVENRIAYVTEDRKTYGLNLIDHIKHNVTLANLGGVSSRGVIDDMREMSVANDYRKKTNIRASSVYQLTGNLSGGNQQKVVLSKWLFADPELLILDEPTRGIDVGAKYEIYTIIARLAAEGKAIIVISSEMPELLGITDRIYVMNEGRMVGEMAASDASQEKIMRAIVRGEGKKAS; encoded by the coding sequence ATGACCTCGACGATTTTGGAGATGCGCGACATCACCAAGACGTTCCCCGGCGTGAAGGCGCTGTCGAACGTCAACCTCAGCGTCGAGGAAGGGGAGATCCACGCCGTCGTCGGCGAGAACGGCGCCGGCAAATCGACGCTGATGAAGGTGCTGTCAGGGGTCTATCCGTCCGGCACCTATGAGGGCGAGATCGTCTTTCGCGGCCAGGAATGCCACTTCAAGGGCATCCATGACAGCGAGCATATCGGCATCGTCATCATCCACCAGGAGCTTGCCCTGGTGCCAATGCTGTCGATCGCGGAAAACATCTTCCTCGGCAACGAGCACGCCAGCTATGGCGTCATCGACTGGGATGCCAACGAGAAGCGCACCGCCGCATTGCTGAAGAAAGTCGGGCTCAGGGAAGACCCCAAGACGCTGATCACCAATATCGGCGTCGGCAAGCAGCAGCTGGTCGAGATCGCCAAGGCGCTCAGCAAAGAAGTGAAGCTGTTGATCCTCGACGAGCCGACGGCCTCGCTCAGCGAAAAGGACAGCCAGGCGCTGCTCGACCTTCTGCTCGAGTTCAAGCGCCAGGGCATGACCTCGATCCTGATCTCGCACAAGCTCAACGAGGTGAACCGGGTCGCCGACAAGGTCACCGTGATCCGCGACGGGCGCACCATCGAGACGCTGGCCAGGCAGGACATCTCGGAAGACCGCATCATCACCTCGATGGTCGGCCGCTCGCTCGACGACCGCTATCCGCCGCGCGAGCCGCAGATCGGCGAGGTCGTCTTCGAGGTCAAGGACTGGTCGGTCTACCATCCGATCCACGCCGACCGGCAGGTGATCAAGAACGTCAACCTCAATGTGCGCAAGGGCGAGGTGGTTGGCATCGCCGGGCTGATGGGCGCCGGCCGCACCGAATTCGCGATGAGCCTGTTCGGCCGCTCCTACGGCCGGCACATCACCGGCGAGGTTTTGCACCGGGGCAAGCCGATCGACCTTTCGTCGGTGAGCAAGGCGGTGGAAAACCGCATCGCCTATGTTACCGAGGACCGCAAGACCTACGGCCTCAACCTCATCGACCACATCAAGCACAATGTGACTTTAGCCAATTTGGGCGGCGTTTCGAGCCGCGGCGTCATCGACGACATGCGCGAAATGAGCGTAGCCAACGACTATCGAAAGAAGACGAACATCCGCGCCTCCAGCGTCTATCAGCTGACCGGCAATCTTTCGGGCGGCAACCAGCAGAAGGTGGTGCTGTCGAAATGGCTGTTCGCCGACCCGGAGCTGCTGATTCTCGACGAGCCGACGCGCGGCATCGACGTCGGCGCCAAGTACGAAATCTATACGATCATCGCCCGTCTCGCTGCCGAGGGTAAGGCGATCATCGTCATCTCGTCGGAAATGCCGGAGCTCCTCGGCATCACCGACCGCATCTATGTCATGAACGAAGGGCGCATGGTCGGCGAAATGGCGGCAAGCGACGCCAGCCAGGAAAAAATCATGCGCGCCATCGTTCGCGGAGAAGGAAAAAAAGCATCATGA